In Leptotrichia buccalis C-1013-b, the genomic window ATGAAGTTCAATTGGATTTATTCCGTGAATTTAACGGTATTTCCCTAAATGCAGTGGCTGTGTTTAATTCCAATAAGGAAAAAGTAGGATATTTGCCAAAGAATCAAAGTGAAATTATTGCAAGAATGATTGATGCTGGAAAGAAGTTTGTTGCAGTTCCAATTCCATTTGATGAAGAAATAGCTTTAAAAATATATCTTTTAGATTAATTAAAATAATATTAATTATTTTCTTGACAAATAAATATTTTTGAGGTAAAATAATAACAGATGATTAAAATTAAATTAATTTTTAAAATAGTACTATTATTTAATTGTCAAAAATAAAACAGGGGGAATAATTATGGGATTCAGATTGAGTGTAAAAGGGCAGGAAAATGAAATTTTACTTGATAAGGAAAGCATTCTAGATGTAAAATACATTTCTGAAACGCCTGATGATTCAAATGCGAGAGCGACAGACTTGGGAGTAATCTTGGAAATTCGTGGAAAAATACTGGCAGCAGCAAGTGGAGATACAGAAGACGATACAAGAAAAGTCGCACAATGGTCGTTAGTACCATCAGAAGCAAGCGACGCTTACAGACAAGCTAGCCTTGAAATAATCTCAGCAGGACAAATGGTAAGAAAAATCGACATGACAAACGTGTTTGTGGTTGATTATATTGAAGAATACGGAAATCAGGCTGGAACTGGAACTTTTTCACTAAAAATAAAACAGAAGAAGGAAAAAGTGAAGGAAGTTGCAATTGAAGGAGGATATGCAACACAGGAAGCTTAATTTAGCAAATTAGAATTTTCAAAATTCTAAAATCAGAAATATAAAACATTTTTGAACTTTGGAAAATTTTTGTAAGTAAAATTATATAAAAATAATCTCTTTTTCTTGAAATTTATTTAAGATAGGAGGTTATTTTTTTATAGAAAATTTTGTTATAGTAATATTAATCCTGTTTACATAGTGAATATTTACTAAATTTTGATTATTAGGGAATTAAAACTTCTTGTTTTTATGGGGGTGTTAGTATTAGATTATCTTGTTTAATAACAGTTTTTACTATTTTTATTGGAAAAGTTTGTAATAAATTTGTTATTTAAATGAGATTTAGTATGAGAACAGAATTATAAAATTAATATTTAAGATGTATTATTAAATTAAGAAAAAATGCTTTGAGAAAAAATGTAAAAATGGTAAAATATACAAATATGAATATTGTTAAAATTTAAAGAAAAGAGGAATAATTAAGTTGAAAAGAGCAGTTATATTGGATACGAGTGCGATTATGTATAGAAGCCATTTTGCACTGATGGGAATGAGAAATAGCAGCGGGATGTCTACTGGGGCGACATTTGGATTTATTAATACGCTGGAAAGTGTGATTAGGGAGTTTAGGCCTGATTATCTGGTGGCTTGCCTGGATGTGAAAAGGGACGAGTTGGAGAGAACTGGGGAGTTGGAAACGTATAAGGCACATAGGGAAAGTATGCCTGAAGAGCTGGTTATGCAGATTGATACTATTATGAAGGTATTGGATGGGTATAGAATTCCGAAATATAAGAAGGCTGGGCAGGAAGCGGATGATGTTATTGCCACTTTTGCCACTAAATTTTCTAACGATGCTGATGAACAAATTGAGGTTTTTGTAATAACTGGGGATAAGGATTTGACACAGCTTGTAGATGGAAAAATTAACATTGCCTTGCTTGGAAAAGGGGATAAAAATTCTGCATTTAAACATATAAAGACTGATGAAGATGTAGTTGAATATTTGGGAGTTACGCCTGATAAGATTCCTGATTTGTTTGGGCTTATGGGAGATAAGTCGGACGGAATTCCAGGAGTTGCTGGGATTGGACCTAAAAATGGAGTGAAACTTATTACGACTTATGGAAATTTGGAAGGAATTTACGAAAATATTGATGAAATAAAAGGGAAACAGAAGGAAAAATTACTGACTGACAAGGAAAATGCCTTTATAAGTCGGGAACTTGCAACTGTGAAAAGGGAGCTTGATGTTGAATACGATAAAAATAAATTGAAATTTGAGGAAAAGGATTTTGACAGTCTTTTAAAACTTTATGAAGAGCTTAATTTTAAAAGATTTTCTAAAGCTGTGGAAGAAGAAAAGGAAAGATTCTTGCAAAATGGTAATCAGAAGGAACTTACTGAAGAAGAGAAGTTAGTTTTAGAAAAAAATAAAAAAATTACTGAAGAAAAATTGGAAAAAGAGAGATTTGAAAGAGAAAAAATTGAAAAGCAGGAATTGGAGTATGATAAGGAAAATCCAATTTTTGATGGAATTTCACATTTTTATGAGCATGTAGAGTATGAGCATAATTCAGAAATAGATAAAAAAATTGATGAAATTCAAGTTTTAAAAGAAGAATTGGCAATAGAATATGAGGCTCAGAAGAAAAAGCAGGAAGAGATCGCACTAGAAAATCAGAAAACTGAAAAAACCAAGAAAATTAAAGATGAAAAAGTGTATTTTGAGAAAAATTATGGAAAAGTTGTGAGCTGGAATGATGCTTATTCTGTGATTGAGAAAATGGATAAAAAAGTGGCAATTTTTGAGAATATGCTTGGACTTTCCATTTGCGATGAAAAAATGAATATTGTGCTTTTGGATAGTGAATTGAAAAATATTTTACAAAATAAAAATTATGAAAAATCAGGAGCTGAAGTTCAAATTAACTTGTTCAGTTTAGGTGAGAATACTGCTGAAAAAGAAGACAACAAAAAAAATATTGAGAATATTTATAAATTATTGAGTGAGAAAGAAATTATTGCCTATAATGTGAAAGAGTATATGAAAAGTGGAGAAAGTGAGTATTTTGGATACTCTGTTGGTGGAAAAACTTATGGGATAAATGAAGAGAGATTCGGGATAAAATGCACGGAATATTTTGATATTTTGCTTGCAAGATATGTACTTGGGACAGAAAGTTTGCAGGAAATCGAGGAAATAATTTTAGATGAGTTTGGTGTTGAGATTGCAACTTTTGAGGAGCAATTTAAAAAGGAACGAAGAAAGAAGGATTTTAGCGATGTTTCTGATGATGTGGTTTGTGAGTTTTTATCAAAGAGAACGTTTTTTATTTATAAATTGGAAATAATTTTTAGAAATAGATTACAAAATGAGCAGTTCTTAAATATATTTGACAAGCTGGAAAGTCGATTAATACCAGTATTGGCACAAATGGAAGAAACTGGAATAAAAATTGATAAAAAATATTTCAGTGAATTTCAGAATGAGCTGGAAGAAAAGATAAATATGCTTCAAAGTGATATTTATAAACTTGCTGATGGAGAATTTAATATTGATTCGCCACAACAATTAGGAGAAGTTTTGTTTGAAAAATTACAGATTCCATCAGGTAAAAAGACAAAAACTGGATATTCAACAAATGTGGAAGTTCTGGAAATGATTGCAAACAATCGAGAATTGACAGAAGACAAACGTATGATTGGGAAAAAGCTTCTGGAATACAGGGCTTATAAGAAATTATTATCAACATACATTGAGCCAATTCCAAAACTGGCGGATAAAGAGGAAAGGATTCATACGACTTTTAACCAAAATGGGACATCTACTGGACGGCTTTCGTCAGCAAATCCAAATTTACAGAATATTCCTGTGAGAACAGATGATGGAATAAGGATTCGTACAGGTTTTGTATCAAAAGAAGGACATAGCTTGATTTCATTTGACTATTCACAAATTGAATTGAGAGTTTTGGCTGAATTGTCAAAAGATAGGCATTTAGTACAGGCGTATCAGGATAATCAGGATTTGCATAACTTGACGGCAAGAAAGATATTTTTCAAAACCGAAGAAGATGAGATTTCACGGCATGAGAGAAGTATTGCAAAAGTAATTAATTTTAGTATTCTGTATGGAAAAACTCCGTTTGGGTTGTCAAAGGAACTGGGAATTACAGTTCAGGAGGCTTCTCAATATATTACGACATATTTTGAGGAATATCCGAGAGTCAGAAAATTTTTGGATATTGTGACAGAAACGGCTAAACTTCACGGTTTTGTAGAAACTTTTTACGGTACGAGAAGATACATTAGCGGAATTAATGCTACAAATAAAAATGTACAGGCACAGGCTGTGAGAATGGCGGTAAATACTGTCGTTCAGGGAACAGCAGCAAATATTATAAAAAAAGTTATGATTGAACTTCATGAGGAGTTTAAAAATGATGAAAATATCAAAATGCTTCTCCAAGTTCACGATGAACTGATTTTTGAAGTTCGTGATGAATTTGCTAAGGAATACATGGAAAAAATTGAAAAAATTATGGAAAATACTGTTAAATTTAAGAAAGTTCCATTAAAAGCGAATGGAAGTGTGGCTAAAAATTGGGGATTATTAAAGTAATAATATATTTTATATATGATAGAAATATATATTATATATTTGACTAATTGTTTTGAAATTGTTAGAATAATACTATATAAGGAAGGAATCAGAACAAAAAATGGCACAAATAAGAAAATTGGAAAACTATTTAAAGGGATTAAAAGATGGTACTGGAATTGGAATTGCCTATATTCCCTTTGGAGTTGCAATTGGACTGATTTCAGCCAAAAGTTTTTCCCAAATTTTGCCAATGATTGGGCTTACATCGTTTGGAATGTATGCAGGAGGGGCTCATTCATTACTGTTAAAGATACTTTATGTGATGAAGTCGCCTCCAGTTGAAGTGATTTTATCTATTGCTCTTATCAATTTAAGATATTTACTGTTAAATATCGTTATTTTTAGACAGCTTGGTGAAAAAACTCCTATTTTTCAGAAGTTTCTGGTAGGCGTGGGGCTTACTGATGAAACTGTAACATATCTGACATTGAAAAAGGCAACAAATGCGTGGTATATGATGGGAGTAAATACAATTCCATATTTTTGCTACTGTTTTGGTACAATTTTTGGAGCGATATTTGGTGAAAAATTGCCTGAATCACTTATGACAAGTATGAATTTTGTGCTTTATTCTATATTTTTCAGCATGCTAATAATGGCTTTGAGCCAAAATTTTAAATATATAAGAATTGTTTTGCTGGCACTTATTATAAAAATG contains:
- the polA gene encoding DNA polymerase I, whose amino-acid sequence is MKRAVILDTSAIMYRSHFALMGMRNSSGMSTGATFGFINTLESVIREFRPDYLVACLDVKRDELERTGELETYKAHRESMPEELVMQIDTIMKVLDGYRIPKYKKAGQEADDVIATFATKFSNDADEQIEVFVITGDKDLTQLVDGKINIALLGKGDKNSAFKHIKTDEDVVEYLGVTPDKIPDLFGLMGDKSDGIPGVAGIGPKNGVKLITTYGNLEGIYENIDEIKGKQKEKLLTDKENAFISRELATVKRELDVEYDKNKLKFEEKDFDSLLKLYEELNFKRFSKAVEEEKERFLQNGNQKELTEEEKLVLEKNKKITEEKLEKERFEREKIEKQELEYDKENPIFDGISHFYEHVEYEHNSEIDKKIDEIQVLKEELAIEYEAQKKKQEEIALENQKTEKTKKIKDEKVYFEKNYGKVVSWNDAYSVIEKMDKKVAIFENMLGLSICDEKMNIVLLDSELKNILQNKNYEKSGAEVQINLFSLGENTAEKEDNKKNIENIYKLLSEKEIIAYNVKEYMKSGESEYFGYSVGGKTYGINEERFGIKCTEYFDILLARYVLGTESLQEIEEIILDEFGVEIATFEEQFKKERRKKDFSDVSDDVVCEFLSKRTFFIYKLEIIFRNRLQNEQFLNIFDKLESRLIPVLAQMEETGIKIDKKYFSEFQNELEEKINMLQSDIYKLADGEFNIDSPQQLGEVLFEKLQIPSGKKTKTGYSTNVEVLEMIANNRELTEDKRMIGKKLLEYRAYKKLLSTYIEPIPKLADKEERIHTTFNQNGTSTGRLSSANPNLQNIPVRTDDGIRIRTGFVSKEGHSLISFDYSQIELRVLAELSKDRHLVQAYQDNQDLHNLTARKIFFKTEEDEISRHERSIAKVINFSILYGKTPFGLSKELGITVQEASQYITTYFEEYPRVRKFLDIVTETAKLHGFVETFYGTRRYISGINATNKNVQAQAVRMAVNTVVQGTAANIIKKVMIELHEEFKNDENIKMLLQVHDELIFEVRDEFAKEYMEKIEKIMENTVKFKKVPLKANGSVAKNWGLLK
- a CDS encoding AzlC family ABC transporter permease → MAQIRKLENYLKGLKDGTGIGIAYIPFGVAIGLISAKSFSQILPMIGLTSFGMYAGGAHSLLLKILYVMKSPPVEVILSIALINLRYLLLNIVIFRQLGEKTPIFQKFLVGVGLTDETVTYLTLKKATNAWYMMGVNTIPYFCYCFGTIFGAIFGEKLPESLMTSMNFVLYSIFFSMLIMALSQNFKYIRIVLLALIIKMAFSFLPILNKVSSGWVMILTMFLASFIYAQLYYNENPEKQENDEIDKRKGSDKIEL